A genomic window from Brevibacillus agri includes:
- the purK gene encoding 5-(carboxyamino)imidazole ribonucleotide synthase, with amino-acid sequence MTTKQSKQIKPGSTLGILGGGQLGRMIALAGRAMGYRFVTMDPTVDAPCGQTADKQIVASYDDVEAAMQLASVSDVISYEFENVDAQVAEVLESHAYVPQGSRLLRITQNRISEKTAIREIGIPVAPFRVVGSLQDLQAAVAELGLPAVMKTATGGYDGKGQWVLRSEDELAEAYETLAKAGTELIVEQFVPFQMELSVIAARNPDGELAVFPAAENIHRENILHLSIVPARVPAEVKTRAEEIARTIVEKLDVVGLIAVEMFLTADGQLYVNELAPRPHNSGHYTMDACVTSQFEQHVRAVCNLPLGSTELLSPVVMVNILGEHLQPVLDQIDKLPRTAKLHLYGKAESKAKRKMGHINVLAPTVEEALTHIDELKIWTNPSEV; translated from the coding sequence ATGACGACCAAACAGAGCAAGCAAATCAAACCAGGATCGACTCTCGGAATACTCGGCGGCGGACAGCTTGGCCGCATGATCGCCCTCGCTGGACGAGCTATGGGTTATCGCTTTGTGACGATGGACCCGACCGTCGACGCTCCGTGCGGACAAACGGCGGACAAGCAAATTGTCGCCAGCTACGACGACGTGGAAGCAGCGATGCAGCTCGCTTCTGTCAGTGATGTCATTTCCTACGAATTTGAAAATGTGGACGCACAGGTCGCGGAAGTGCTGGAGAGCCATGCCTACGTGCCGCAGGGCAGCCGCCTTTTGCGCATCACACAAAACCGGATTTCCGAAAAGACAGCGATTCGCGAAATCGGCATTCCCGTCGCGCCTTTTCGCGTAGTTGGCAGTTTGCAAGATTTGCAGGCGGCAGTAGCCGAGCTGGGGCTGCCTGCGGTCATGAAAACGGCGACAGGGGGCTACGACGGCAAAGGCCAATGGGTTTTGCGCAGCGAGGACGAGCTGGCGGAGGCGTACGAGACGCTGGCCAAGGCAGGGACAGAGCTGATCGTGGAGCAGTTCGTGCCGTTCCAGATGGAGCTGTCCGTGATCGCGGCGCGCAATCCGGACGGGGAGCTGGCTGTTTTTCCGGCGGCGGAAAACATTCACCGGGAAAACATCCTGCATTTGAGCATCGTGCCAGCCCGCGTTCCGGCGGAAGTAAAGACACGCGCAGAAGAAATCGCCCGCACGATTGTAGAAAAGCTCGACGTCGTGGGACTGATCGCAGTGGAAATGTTTTTGACCGCAGACGGGCAGTTGTACGTCAACGAGCTGGCGCCACGCCCGCACAACTCCGGCCATTACACGATGGACGCTTGTGTGACCTCGCAGTTTGAGCAGCACGTTCGGGCGGTTTGCAACCTGCCATTAGGCTCGACGGAGTTGCTCTCTCCCGTCGTGATGGTTAATATTTTGGGAGAGCACCTGCAGCCTGTCTTGGATCAAATCGACAAGCTGCCGCGCACGGCCAAGCTGCATTTGTACGGAAAAGCGGAAAGCAAGGCGAAGCGGAAGATGGGGCATATCAACGTGCTCGCCCCTACTGTGGAAGAAGCGCTCACCCACATTGATGAGCTGAAAATCTGGACGAATCCATCGGAGGTATAA
- a CDS encoding sigma-70 family RNA polymerase sigma factor — protein sequence MNTAIIYPKPNQRQIYEDYSAKIYRYFRYRVKNVWDVEDLTTTVFIKVYSKLDQYDGRHPFGAWIFRIAHNALIDYMRKKRECPVDQETFSTLTATDKLPEECVLTQETTEGLWQKVHTLTKDQRNVISLRYLADLRMNEIAEILGKTEASVKILHFRGIKKLQQMMEAKA from the coding sequence ATGAATACTGCAATCATTTATCCGAAACCGAATCAACGACAAATTTACGAAGATTATTCCGCCAAAATATACCGCTATTTCCGCTACCGCGTGAAAAACGTCTGGGACGTGGAAGACCTGACAACGACTGTATTCATCAAAGTGTACTCCAAGCTCGACCAGTACGATGGCCGCCATCCTTTTGGCGCCTGGATTTTCCGGATTGCGCACAACGCGTTGATCGACTACATGCGCAAAAAAAGGGAGTGCCCGGTTGACCAGGAGACGTTCAGCACGCTGACGGCTACTGACAAGCTGCCGGAGGAATGCGTTTTGACACAGGAGACGACGGAAGGGCTGTGGCAAAAGGTACACACGCTGACGAAGGACCAGCGCAACGTCATCTCTTTGCGCTATCTCGCCGATCTGCGCATGAACGAGATCGCCGAGATTTTGGGCAAGACCGAAGCGTCTGTCAAAATCCTGCATTTTCGCGGAATCAAAAAACTGCAGCAAATGATGGAAGCAAAAGCGTGA
- a CDS encoding sensor histidine kinase — protein sequence MRLFLRDQWAFAAFFLVQLILLILIFAMDGYWNESLMIYVVFLSVFFAGAFLVVRYLTHRLIYQRLSKPVESLEELTQTYGNAALCRAMDEKSLEQYRLYKEQLHAYENKQRDYTTFIQQWVHQMKTPISVIHLLLQNEDDPKSESIREEVDRIKRGLETVLYIARLDRFEQDFLIEPVSLRTLAQNVLAENKRLFIRNQVYPELKIEQDWRVESDDKWLSFVLNQLLTNAVRYSAGKSNKVTIRAYERGSHLVLEVQDYGIGIPAEDIQRVFKPYFTGENGRKYPESTGMGLYLVKEICGRLHHGVEMESKVGEGTTVRIVLSAVVPTLQERKNDES from the coding sequence ATGAGGTTGTTCCTTCGGGATCAATGGGCATTTGCTGCCTTTTTTCTCGTTCAGCTCATTTTGTTGATTCTGATTTTTGCCATGGACGGGTACTGGAACGAATCGCTGATGATTTACGTCGTGTTTCTCTCCGTTTTTTTTGCCGGGGCGTTTTTGGTTGTCCGCTATTTGACGCACCGTCTGATTTACCAGCGATTGAGCAAGCCGGTGGAGTCGCTGGAGGAGCTGACGCAGACGTACGGCAACGCGGCTTTGTGCCGGGCGATGGATGAAAAAAGTCTGGAGCAGTATCGGCTCTACAAAGAGCAGCTTCACGCCTACGAGAACAAGCAGCGCGATTATACGACGTTTATCCAGCAATGGGTGCATCAGATGAAAACGCCGATCTCGGTCATCCACCTGTTGCTGCAAAACGAGGACGATCCGAAGTCCGAGAGCATCCGCGAAGAAGTCGACCGGATCAAGCGCGGATTGGAAACGGTGCTGTACATAGCGCGACTGGACCGTTTTGAACAGGACTTTTTGATTGAGCCAGTGTCGCTTCGCACGCTTGCGCAAAACGTGCTGGCTGAAAACAAGCGGCTGTTCATTCGCAACCAGGTGTACCCGGAGCTGAAAATCGAACAAGACTGGCGGGTGGAGTCCGACGACAAATGGCTTTCGTTTGTGCTCAACCAGCTTTTGACCAACGCCGTCCGTTATTCGGCAGGCAAAAGCAACAAGGTCACGATCCGCGCCTACGAACGCGGGTCGCATCTCGTCCTCGAGGTGCAGGACTACGGCATCGGGATTCCGGCAGAAGACATCCAGCGGGTGTTCAAGCCGTACTTCACAGGGGAAAACGGCCGCAAGTATCCGGAGTCGACCGGGATGGGGCTTTATTTGGTCAAGGAAATTTGCGGGCGGCTGCACCATGGCGTGGAAATGGAATCGAAAGTGGGAGAGGGCACGACAGTCCGCATCGTCCTGTCTGCAGTGGTGCCAACCTTACAAGAACGTAAGAATGATGAAAGTTAA
- the purB gene encoding adenylosuccinate lyase, with the protein MIERYSRPEMRAIWTEENKFKAWLEVEILACEAWSKLGVIPEEDVKKLWEKASFDIKRIYEIEEETRHDVVAFTRAVSETLGEEKKWVHYGLTSTDVVDTALSYLLRQANEILEKDIEDFIAILADKAREHKDTVCMGRTHGVHAEPTTFGLKLALWHEEMKRNLARFRAAKKEVAYGKISGAVGTYANIDPFVEAYVCEKLGLTPAPISTQTLQRDRHAEYMATLALIATSLEKFATEIRGLQKSEMREVEEAFAKGQKGSSAMPHKRNPIGSENICGLARVIRGHMLTSYENVSLWHERDISHSSAERVILPDATQALNYMLRRFMNIVKNLTVFPENMKRNMDRTFGLIYSQQVMLKLIEKGMSREQAYDTVQPRAMQAWEEQRSFRAIVEEDATVSSTLTKEELDECFDYRYHLKHVDTIFQRLGLL; encoded by the coding sequence ATGATCGAACGTTATTCCCGCCCGGAAATGCGCGCCATTTGGACGGAAGAAAACAAATTCAAGGCATGGCTGGAAGTAGAGATTCTCGCGTGTGAAGCATGGTCCAAGCTGGGTGTCATCCCGGAAGAGGACGTGAAAAAGCTGTGGGAAAAAGCCAGCTTTGACATCAAGCGCATCTACGAGATCGAGGAAGAGACGCGTCACGACGTGGTGGCGTTTACCCGCGCGGTATCCGAGACTTTGGGCGAAGAGAAGAAATGGGTGCACTACGGCCTGACCTCTACAGATGTAGTGGACACGGCGCTGTCCTACCTGCTGCGCCAGGCGAACGAAATTTTGGAAAAAGACATCGAGGACTTCATCGCGATTTTGGCGGACAAAGCGCGCGAGCACAAAGATACGGTTTGCATGGGCAGAACGCACGGCGTGCATGCCGAGCCGACGACATTCGGCTTGAAGCTCGCTTTGTGGCACGAAGAAATGAAGCGCAACCTGGCGCGTTTCCGGGCGGCGAAAAAAGAAGTGGCGTACGGCAAAATCTCCGGCGCAGTCGGTACGTATGCGAACATCGACCCGTTCGTGGAAGCGTACGTTTGCGAAAAACTCGGCCTGACTCCGGCTCCGATCTCCACGCAAACGCTGCAACGTGACCGCCACGCCGAATACATGGCGACATTGGCGCTGATCGCAACGTCGCTGGAGAAGTTCGCAACCGAAATCCGAGGCCTGCAAAAGAGCGAAATGCGCGAGGTGGAAGAAGCGTTTGCCAAAGGTCAAAAAGGCTCCTCCGCCATGCCGCACAAGCGCAACCCGATCGGCAGCGAGAACATTTGCGGTCTGGCGCGCGTCATCCGCGGCCATATGCTCACTTCCTATGAAAACGTGTCTCTCTGGCACGAGCGGGATATTTCCCACTCCTCCGCAGAGCGCGTGATTTTGCCAGACGCGACTCAGGCGCTGAACTACATGCTGCGCCGCTTCATGAACATCGTGAAAAACTTGACCGTGTTCCCGGAGAACATGAAGCGCAACATGGACCGTACTTTCGGTCTGATCTACTCCCAGCAAGTGATGCTCAAGCTGATCGAAAAAGGCATGAGCCGCGAGCAAGCATACGACACTGTGCAGCCGCGCGCGATGCAGGCTTGGGAAGAGCAGCGCTCCTTCCGCGCCATCGTGGAGGAGGACGCCACTGTCAGCTCCACGTTGACCAAGGAAGAGCTGGATGAGTGCTTCGATTACCGTTACCACCTGAAGCATGTGGATACGATTTTCCAACGTCTTGGTTTGTTGTAA
- a CDS encoding M1 family metallopeptidase, with protein MRKWVLWLGCSSLIAIAAWGLPAKANAEKLLQKPLYQADVQIDPVKKEVTGSVAITFWPEDPQRAYLHLYPDVFTEQHEGMLWEELLGKEPVLGTYDNNRLAVDGKMVVGQKERHILQVPLQANEQSGAAASPRTIQLDFAMKLPHNDGRMSYDDHAIWLGNWLPILAVHEQAGWRLDAYEPVGDPFYSEIADYEVNVTYPAGYQLASTAADAGAEVAASPATSGGKKTVRLRVENVRDFALVLMDSTYQKAETKAGNTLVRTWWRQGDDELLAKRIHEAGAKSLAYFQEQLGAYPYAEYDVVRTGGAINGMEYPALVFLDGRHFAAGAETGIVTVAHETAHQWFYGLLGNDQLREAWLDEGFTEYVTLAFLSREYPLTGAERVRRRLENGIFVQWYVKEELRPWQALSAFPANQSYSDLVYSRTSSMLWLLRGAWGEERLHDVLREYVQTYRYQNVSGEQWEAFLSRAAGEDARAFLDYWMKLDMSRQEQAAAWLERQRDKQRK; from the coding sequence ATGCGCAAATGGGTCTTATGGCTTGGGTGCAGCAGTCTGATAGCGATAGCGGCATGGGGACTCCCGGCAAAGGCGAACGCGGAGAAGCTTTTGCAAAAGCCGCTCTACCAGGCGGATGTACAGATTGATCCCGTGAAAAAAGAAGTAACCGGAAGCGTAGCGATCACTTTTTGGCCGGAGGACCCGCAACGTGCCTATCTCCATCTCTATCCGGACGTATTTACCGAACAACATGAAGGAATGCTATGGGAGGAACTTTTAGGCAAGGAACCTGTACTTGGTACGTATGATAATAACAGGCTTGCAGTCGATGGGAAAATGGTTGTCGGTCAAAAGGAGCGGCATATTTTGCAGGTACCGTTGCAAGCGAACGAACAGTCCGGCGCTGCAGCAAGCCCACGCACGATTCAACTCGATTTTGCCATGAAGCTCCCTCATAACGATGGGAGAATGTCGTACGATGACCACGCGATTTGGCTGGGCAACTGGCTGCCGATTCTCGCCGTACACGAGCAGGCAGGCTGGCGTCTCGATGCGTACGAGCCTGTCGGCGATCCGTTTTACAGCGAGATCGCCGACTACGAAGTAAACGTCACGTATCCCGCAGGCTATCAGTTGGCCAGCACGGCAGCGGATGCCGGGGCGGAAGTAGCAGCTTCGCCAGCTACGTCTGGAGGAAAAAAGACGGTTCGGCTGCGCGTGGAAAATGTGCGCGACTTCGCGCTCGTGCTTATGGACTCGACTTATCAAAAAGCGGAAACAAAGGCGGGCAATACGCTCGTTCGCACGTGGTGGCGCCAGGGGGATGACGAGCTTTTGGCCAAGCGCATCCACGAGGCCGGAGCAAAGTCGCTCGCTTATTTTCAGGAACAACTCGGCGCGTACCCTTATGCGGAGTACGATGTGGTGCGGACAGGCGGAGCGATCAACGGCATGGAATACCCTGCCCTGGTGTTTTTGGACGGGCGTCATTTCGCGGCGGGGGCAGAGACGGGAATTGTTACGGTTGCGCACGAGACGGCGCATCAATGGTTTTACGGGCTGCTCGGCAACGATCAACTGCGCGAGGCGTGGCTGGATGAAGGGTTTACCGAGTATGTGACGCTCGCCTTTCTCTCTCGGGAGTATCCGCTGACAGGCGCGGAACGGGTGCGCAGGCGTCTGGAAAACGGCATTTTTGTCCAGTGGTACGTAAAAGAAGAGCTGCGTCCCTGGCAGGCGCTCTCTGCTTTTCCCGCCAACCAGAGCTACAGCGATCTCGTCTATTCCCGGACGTCGTCCATGCTTTGGCTGCTGCGGGGAGCGTGGGGCGAAGAACGGCTGCATGACGTGCTGCGCGAGTATGTGCAAACGTACCGTTATCAAAACGTCAGCGGAGAACAGTGGGAAGCGTTTCTGTCCCGGGCGGCGGGAGAAGACGCGCGTGCTTTTCTGGACTATTGGATGAAGCTGGACATGTCCCGGCAGGAGCAGGCCGCGGCCTGGCTGGAACGCCAGCGTGACAAACAGCGAAAGTAA
- a CDS encoding histidine--tRNA ligase, protein MDSTVLKSVKGTKDFMPPEQMQRNWIRRTLEEVFEAYGCKPLETPTLQYYELLASKYGGGEEILKEVYRLRDQGERELALRYDLTVPLAKVVGMNPEMRLPFKRYEIGKVFRDGPVKTGRLREFIQCDVDIIGTSSMLAEAELISMAFAAFAKLGLEVYIEVNNRKLLSGVLQELGVPGERAADVMLSLDKLAKIGVEGVQGDLRERQVEEPLVAAITSFLQKGALALDALAQQFSSELVQQGVQELQQLFAYLRGAGVTGEVRFSPFLARGLGIYTGTVYEIFLQDQSITSSIGSGGRYDEIIGRFLGDGREYPAVGISFGLDVILAALSLRAESARPAADVLVIPLATEELSLGLANRLRADGLRVELELAGRKLKKALDYANKEGIAYVLIYGENEVNSGQVVARDMREGSEQTVPLGLVSSWLGERI, encoded by the coding sequence ATGGACAGCACAGTGTTGAAGAGTGTCAAAGGCACGAAAGATTTTATGCCGCCGGAGCAAATGCAGCGCAACTGGATACGGCGAACGCTGGAGGAAGTGTTCGAGGCGTATGGCTGCAAGCCGTTGGAGACGCCCACGCTCCAGTATTATGAACTGTTGGCATCGAAATACGGCGGTGGAGAAGAGATTTTGAAGGAGGTGTACCGCCTGCGCGACCAAGGGGAGCGGGAGCTGGCGCTGCGCTACGATCTGACCGTGCCGCTGGCGAAGGTCGTCGGGATGAATCCGGAGATGCGGCTGCCGTTCAAGCGCTATGAGATCGGTAAAGTGTTCCGCGACGGTCCGGTCAAAACGGGGCGGCTGCGCGAGTTTATCCAATGCGACGTCGATATCATCGGTACGTCCTCGATGCTCGCCGAGGCGGAGCTAATCAGCATGGCTTTTGCCGCGTTCGCCAAGCTAGGGCTTGAGGTGTACATCGAGGTCAACAACCGCAAGCTGCTGTCAGGGGTGCTGCAGGAGTTGGGCGTTCCGGGCGAGCGCGCGGCAGATGTCATGCTGTCGCTCGACAAGCTGGCGAAAATCGGAGTGGAAGGCGTGCAAGGTGATCTGCGGGAGCGCCAGGTAGAGGAGCCGCTGGTGGCGGCGATCACGTCCTTTTTGCAAAAGGGAGCGCTGGCGCTGGATGCTTTGGCGCAGCAGTTTTCCTCCGAGCTTGTGCAGCAAGGCGTGCAGGAGCTTCAGCAACTGTTTGCCTACCTGCGGGGAGCGGGCGTGACTGGCGAGGTGCGGTTCTCTCCGTTTTTGGCGCGGGGGCTGGGGATATACACCGGGACGGTTTACGAGATATTTTTGCAGGATCAAAGCATTACTTCCAGTATCGGGAGCGGCGGCAGGTACGATGAGATTATCGGGCGGTTTTTGGGCGATGGGCGGGAATATCCGGCCGTGGGGATATCGTTTGGGCTGGATGTGATTCTCGCTGCGCTGTCCTTGCGAGCCGAAAGTGCACGGCCTGCCGCAGATGTCCTCGTCATTCCGCTGGCGACAGAGGAGCTTAGCCTCGGGCTGGCTAACCGGTTGCGCGCGGACGGTCTAAGAGTGGAGCTGGAGCTTGCGGGCCGGAAGCTGAAAAAGGCGCTCGACTACGCTAACAAAGAAGGAATCGCCTACGTGCTGATCTACGGCGAGAACGAGGTGAACAGCGGACAGGTGGTGGCGCGGGACATGCGCGAAGGAAGCGAGCAGACGGTACCGCTCGGCCTCGTCTCAAGCTGGCTTGGCGAACGGATATGA
- a CDS encoding M1 family metallopeptidase, whose amino-acid sequence MWRKHWVVSMVVGMALAGILWSSSWTGQAEADVAVIASPQQTPAAITYSADVWLDMNERIVTGVLTARFVPQDDKAFFHLYPNAFAKQADLGTANWEQVLGKQREPGGITITAVKVDGREAGIRYEGKTNTLLRVPLPAKKPSAEAVVELGFRLQVPYNNGRLSYHDHAMWLGNWLPILAVKDSGGWRLDPYTAIGDPFYSEVANYHLRVHLPEGYQLATTGLESTAVITQTRPQRQSIYELDAWNVRDFAMVVMDGTYQAVSGKVGETIVRTWSQQGDDPAAVKSLHETAMESLDYYGKQFGTYPYKEYDVVKTGGFFGGMEYPSLVFIEEEFFNTADNMGAAVVAHETAHQWFYGIVGNDEVREAWLDESLTDYATMAFLQEKDPKRSQAYIRLRQGQSRAAEAYAKRGISAETSVAAFPDWKSYNELVYGRSGVMWWTLREAWGAERLNRLLRQYVSEHQYKLASGGQIKKLVSAAAGADATPFFEYWLHVRLDSAAAAKEWLEKGKHE is encoded by the coding sequence ATGTGGCGCAAGCATTGGGTGGTCAGCATGGTAGTAGGGATGGCTCTGGCAGGCATTTTGTGGAGTAGTTCGTGGACGGGACAGGCCGAGGCCGATGTCGCGGTAATCGCCAGTCCACAGCAGACGCCGGCAGCGATCACGTACAGCGCAGATGTGTGGCTGGACATGAACGAACGTATCGTGACAGGCGTGCTGACGGCCCGGTTTGTCCCGCAGGATGACAAAGCTTTTTTTCATCTGTATCCAAATGCTTTCGCCAAACAGGCAGACCTTGGCACGGCGAACTGGGAGCAGGTGCTTGGCAAGCAGCGAGAGCCAGGCGGCATCACGATTACAGCCGTCAAGGTGGATGGACGGGAGGCCGGCATTCGCTACGAAGGAAAGACGAACACGCTGCTGCGCGTGCCGCTCCCGGCGAAAAAGCCGTCCGCCGAGGCTGTCGTGGAGCTTGGCTTCCGCCTGCAGGTTCCTTACAACAACGGACGGCTCTCCTACCACGACCATGCGATGTGGCTGGGGAACTGGCTGCCGATCTTGGCGGTCAAGGATAGCGGCGGCTGGCGGCTCGACCCATACACGGCGATTGGCGATCCTTTTTACAGTGAAGTGGCGAATTATCATTTGCGCGTTCATTTGCCGGAAGGATATCAACTCGCTACGACGGGGCTGGAGAGTACAGCCGTCATCACGCAGACAAGGCCGCAGCGGCAAAGTATATATGAACTGGATGCATGGAACGTTCGTGATTTTGCCATGGTCGTCATGGACGGCACGTACCAGGCGGTGTCCGGAAAAGTCGGGGAGACTATCGTTCGGACATGGTCGCAGCAGGGCGACGATCCGGCGGCTGTGAAAAGCTTGCACGAGACGGCGATGGAGTCGCTCGACTATTACGGGAAGCAGTTTGGCACCTATCCGTACAAGGAGTACGACGTCGTCAAGACAGGCGGCTTTTTCGGGGGCATGGAGTACCCGAGCCTCGTCTTCATCGAGGAGGAGTTTTTCAATACGGCGGACAACATGGGCGCAGCCGTCGTCGCGCACGAAACGGCCCATCAGTGGTTCTACGGCATCGTCGGCAACGACGAGGTGCGCGAGGCGTGGCTTGACGAGAGCTTGACCGACTACGCGACGATGGCTTTTTTGCAGGAAAAGGACCCGAAGCGATCTCAGGCGTACATCCGGCTGAGACAAGGCCAGTCCCGCGCAGCCGAAGCGTATGCCAAACGAGGGATTTCCGCCGAGACGAGCGTGGCGGCCTTCCCGGACTGGAAAAGCTACAACGAGCTTGTGTACGGGCGCTCCGGCGTCATGTGGTGGACGTTGCGGGAAGCGTGGGGAGCCGAGCGGCTGAATCGGCTTTTGCGGCAGTACGTGAGCGAGCACCAGTACAAGCTGGCGAGCGGCGGCCAGATCAAGAAGCTGGTCTCGGCGGCAGCCGGGGCAGACGCAACGCCGTTTTTCGAATATTGGCTGCATGTGCGGCTGGACTCCGCAGCGGCGGCAAAAGAGTGGCTGGAAAAAGGTAAACACGAATGA
- the purE gene encoding 5-(carboxyamino)imidazole ribonucleotide mutase has translation MLQPLVGVIMGSTSDWETMKEACAILDELKVPYEKKVVSAHRTPDLMFSYAESAKSRGLEVIIAGAGGAAHLPGMVAAKTELPVIGVPVKSSNLNGLDSLLSIVQMPGGVPVATVAIGKAGAINAGLLAAQILGIKYPDVQARFVARRDEVRKKVLEAGELE, from the coding sequence ATGCTACAGCCTTTGGTGGGCGTCATTATGGGCAGCACGTCAGACTGGGAAACGATGAAGGAAGCATGCGCAATTCTCGATGAGCTCAAGGTACCGTACGAAAAGAAGGTCGTTTCCGCGCACAGAACGCCTGATTTGATGTTTTCGTATGCCGAAAGCGCAAAAAGCCGCGGTCTGGAAGTCATCATTGCGGGAGCGGGGGGCGCAGCCCATTTGCCAGGGATGGTGGCGGCGAAAACGGAGCTGCCTGTAATTGGCGTGCCTGTGAAGTCGTCCAACCTGAACGGATTGGATTCGCTTTTGTCCATCGTGCAAATGCCAGGCGGGGTGCCTGTCGCCACTGTCGCCATCGGCAAGGCGGGCGCGATCAATGCCGGCTTGCTCGCTGCGCAAATTTTGGGGATCAAATATCCGGATGTGCAAGCGCGCTTTGTGGCAAGACGCGATGAGGTGCGCAAAAAAGTGCTGGAGGCTGGCGAACTGGAATGA
- a CDS encoding response regulator transcription factor — translation MSTIMIVEDDPKINQLLQEQLEKYGFQTVNVEHFDRVMEVFVSKRPDLVLLDVNLPKFDGFYWCRQMRQESNCPILFISARESKMDQVMALENGADDYITKPFDYDVVLAKIRSQLRRAYGQYAPQEGERTVEVAGLKLFLERMELSMNDTKIELSKKEALLLEALMNQYPRVVSRERLLEKLWDEQFVDENTLNVYITRVRGKLKDIGLEGAVETVRGSGYRLRATWEDGQ, via the coding sequence ATGTCTACGATCATGATTGTAGAAGACGACCCGAAAATCAACCAGCTTTTGCAGGAGCAACTGGAAAAATACGGATTTCAAACGGTCAATGTAGAGCATTTTGATCGCGTCATGGAAGTGTTCGTAAGCAAGCGGCCTGATCTGGTGCTATTGGATGTGAACTTGCCCAAGTTCGATGGCTTTTACTGGTGCAGACAGATGCGGCAGGAGTCCAACTGCCCGATTTTGTTCATCTCTGCGCGGGAGAGCAAGATGGACCAGGTGATGGCGCTGGAAAACGGAGCGGACGACTACATCACTAAGCCGTTCGATTACGATGTGGTGCTGGCGAAAATTCGCAGCCAACTTCGCCGCGCCTACGGCCAATACGCGCCGCAGGAAGGGGAGCGCACCGTGGAGGTCGCGGGGCTGAAGCTGTTTTTGGAGCGGATGGAGCTTTCCATGAACGATACGAAGATCGAGCTGAGCAAAAAAGAAGCGCTGCTGCTGGAAGCGCTGATGAACCAATACCCGCGCGTCGTCAGCCGCGAGCGGCTGCTGGAAAAGCTGTGGGACGAGCAGTTCGTCGATGAAAACACGTTGAATGTCTACATCACGCGTGTGCGCGGAAAGCTGAAGGACATCGGGCTGGAAGGCGCGGTTGAGACTGTGCGCGGCTCCGGCTACCGTCTGCGGGCAACATGGGAGGACGGACAATGA